The window TTACACAGTTGTTAAACATACCTTTTCTAAATAATCCTTACAGTTCCACAAATATTGGTATTTTTTGTCCTACATACAGCAAGACAGTGTCAAAGGTATgtataagaagaagaaaaaaccatTAATCTTTCGAGGCttaatcttttatataataaatgtgataactcaaaaaaaaaagaaagcttAATACTGTAACATGATTTGGAAAGAtacaaaaaagtataatataGAATAAAATCAAGCTCAAACCTGTTCTACAGATGGTACATCTTTAGACGAAACAGTTGGAGGAGCACCATCAGGGACACTCACACAGTTCCTGAAGCCTGCTTCTTCCATTGCAAGTTTGTCCATTTCACCCTCAACCTGTTATGAGAGAACAATTAAATCAATGATAGCAATTACCACAGAATgataaagtaatatataatcataaatgtGCTTCAAGGTGGAAATATTACAATGATGACATCACTTGTTCCTTCTATATCATCGAGTCCATATAATACTTTTTCAGTATCACTTTCCTGCAGATTATAATAGAAACCATCATAAGCATATTTAAATTACAGCATCTTCAATCAAAGAAGTATGGATACGgataagagagagagagagagagatgaccTGCCAGAATTTCTTTGCAAGATCCCGGTACTTGCAGCTAACAAGTTCCCCCTTTCGTCTATAAGTAAATGCAATGACAATCTGCCAACACAGTATTGAGCTAAGTTTCTCCAACTAAAATAAACCTCACACACCTGAGACAAGAGAGTAATATCTCTAATACAGAAGTGGTGAAATGGGGTAGATTcgatcaaaagtcaaaacaggtAAGACTTTCTAATGGGTGTAAACGAATAGGTTCGAACTAGAGCGACTCAGAACATTTTTCGTCAAGAATATTACTGCAATACTTTCATATACAATTAGTCCTAAATATAACTGAAGAAGTTCTATATCGATAATACTCTagctttatataatataatttggaAAGTTTTAAACATTACAAATAAATTTTGACTTTCGACCCGTTCACCCGTTTTCTTTGGCCAACTTTTTTTGTCTGTAAGAGATAAAAGATTACCTAAATCTCAATGCAGTCATACGTAAATGGGTCGAAACTACTACCTCCTTTCTAACCAAAAATGACATGACAGACACTTGACTTTACATGTAGCAGGGTACTTTTTATACCTGATCGTCATATCGTCTTTGCATGACAGAGTTCCGCCGTAACGTCTCTTCAGATATCATTCTCTCGGCAAAATATTCACATAACTGAAAACAAAATGGAATTAAACAGTACCAACAAAAATGTATGCCCAAAGTTACATAtcttaaaaaattcaaattcgGTGTACTTTCTGCAGTTCACCTTTAAGCTATGAGATGTTTGGATCTGTGCATTGGATCAGATTATCTGACAATTGTAACTTGAAGTCACAATAATCAATTTTAATAATTGGATATATGTAATGTTTCTGATTATTAATCACTATGGATCAAAATCAATTTTGTACAGCATACTATCGGGAACAAAAACGATCATCGGAGAAGAAAATAGAACTTTgcatttatcatttcttttaacctaACTTAAGAAAACTTCGGTAAAGAGAAGAAAATTTTACATCGTTGCACAAAGGTTCCAAATTCAATTCACTCTCTGTAATATTCCTAGCTTTTTTCATGCTGGGAAGTTTATTCATCTTGTTGTAACTTGACCTAACATCTGCAGTACCCTGCAACATCATTggacaattaaaaaaacactcGCCCAATAGCAACTggttataaaaaagaaagaaaaaatatgttaCCCGTGTACTGCCTCTCCATCCACACTTGGCTCGAAAACAATTCCACATCGCTGCATTACTggattttttgaaagttatgaTGTTAGAGTAGAATAACAAAGTAATGGAAAGAATGCAAGGAAACTTACCAATCCTCAGCAATGAAGAGAGAGAGTTTCTTCTCCCCAGTGTCGCCGCCTTTGCACTATTGGAGAAGTAAAAAGATCAATTAGAGATTCTCTGATAACTAAAGTAGAGGCAAAAGATCTAAACAAAAAGGGAATAATATATGAGAACCCCAAAAGTGTCACAGATGTTTGGATGCCTTTTGTCATTTCTAGTGGTTGCTTGTGGGTACAGTATCAATCTGATCATCAATGTTTGGTGCTAAGTAGAAGTAATTCTTATATCAGGTTTATTTGGGGATCAATAATCATGTTTGGTAGAAGTAATTTTTATATCGGGTAAGTTGGGATCAACAATCAGTTAAAGCGAGCCACAACAgataaataataaatgtaaatgtaacacccaatgccgtcttccacgggttttgggtcccaatacctcgatggtgtatgggggaggttgagatgtagacagccttacctcTATGTAGGTAGAGAGTCTGCTTCCAAGTTCTATCAAAATGATAGCAGAAGGACCTCCGGCCTACAACAGACTAgttattaaatggaaaacttAAATTAAATCATCTACCCACTTTGGTTTGATCCCATTTTGAAGATTTTTCACCCACAATTTATTCtgataaacttttattattttattttaataacagAAAATTCCGCTGTTGATAAGAATATAGATGATCATTTTGCAAGTTTATAAACCTAAAAAGTACATAACAACGTCCTTTCTGTTATTCTATACATCAATTCATCTAATTGAAGATTCACCAAACGCATAAATATGTTTATGTGGTACAGTTTCAATCCAAGTATAAGTTCCACCAGCCCTTCTGTTAGAGTTAATTATGTTTTTCAAAGTATTCGATATTACATAATCAGTTTCATAATGTACAAACACACAGTATTAATCAGCATCAAAAGTGTCCTTCTTTTCAATAAGCAGCTGCACTCTTATGCTGTGTACACCGATAAATTCTCCAAATgagatactagaagttcagatatatatatatatatatgtatataagtgcTCCAAATATTCAACAGCTGATGTATCTTACAGAAAACCTATGTTTTTGCATACCATAGGGCAAAGTAAGCCATTTATCTGTCCAGTCTTATAAGATTTACAGCGTATTCCAACCTCCTCCAGTTTCACTTTAAGCCGCTCTAGCTGTGGCTGTGGCGTATCAACTATTTCATCATCAGACTTCTCCAAATATGCTTCAGAAACTATAACAAAATGAGACACAACAATAACACTACTATTAACTACCCAGAAGATGAATGTTTTTAAGTAAGTGATTGTTTTTGACAACATCTTTCAATCGCGTCTTTCAAGATCCGAAACTTGAAGACGAGCAAATTACTTTGATGATAACTAAATAACATGGTATCGCAGAATATGTATGATTGATTATATGGATGTGAAAATTATAAGGTTGCTACTAGATTTTATTACTAAACCCTTGTAACCACTGATGCCGAACATAGAcaacatatcatatatatatatatatacactagagACGGATTCCACCATTCCCTGAAACATCAAGGCCCAGCTTGAAAAAAATTTGGATGTGGATGTTAGAGagcatattttatatatgggaAAAACAAAGATGCTGCTAGAAGCAGCCTGCTTCTAGCATTCTAGCATTCCCCCTCACAATCTCCCCCCCTGCTAATcacatgtataaatataaaatctccccccccccctctctctctctcaatcTCTGGGTAGCAGTATGCAGCTAGATGCATACTTGTtaacccctttatatatatatataacaaatatcaaacaagtgtaattttttcaactttttatatcCCATAACAGAACCAATTACTTTTCAGTTTCCATGGTAGTAGCCATCACACCCTTGATacatatcaaattaaaaaaaaaaaaaaattgttttgtgAATACAGTAGATTAGATAACAAAATATTCAGGTTTGTAAAAATATTGAGGTAAACCCAAACTAGGCAAACACAAGCCTAGTAAAGTTAACATAATCCAAAGTGGGGTGTATTATAAtaacaacagtgtttttcattaTGACTAACTGCAAAACCATACTAATAGTTGGGCAAACCTGGCTCTAATTAAACTTCCGTATGAGTGGAACATCGTTGCCTATTGTGTGATTTTAACGATGAATGTGTGATGAATTGTTCAGCTTTCCAATAGCTAAATACTACTACTCGTGTcaaaaaaggaggattaaataCAAGAGACTACTATTTATTTTCCCCTCAAACTGCCCCCCAATATTCCTAAATTCACCAGTGCTAGAGTTGAACCTGGTCATCCTTAAAAGTAAAGGTCAAAGAAAGGGTGGGACACATTAATAAGtataaaagtgttttttttttttttactttttaccctAATCCGAAAACACCTAACAACAAAGTGAAGCATCATTCTTAAATATACAAAAGCATTATTAgggtaaaatatatatgaacctGGACTTGGAATATTGGCATAAGTAGAAAAAGAAGTGACGTTATTATTACTAATAGAGAAGAAGGGCGGGGGTTTAAGAAGAGATAAATGAGGATTTGAGGGTTTAATAATAAAACCATTATAACtcttaaatttgattttattattatatttattattagcAGTAgcaggaggaggaggagggtggTTCAATAAGGAAGAAGAGGGTGAGGGTGATTTGGAACACATCATCATTAATATGGAACTGCTACTAGTGTTGTAGTAGTAGTAGATTGTGTTCAAGTGAAAAGGGATTCCTCGATAATGATGCCGGTGAAGCATTCCGGGAAACAATAGACTAAGCAGCCTTGTTCTTCATTGTCGCTATTTTTCGAGTTGAAGGATTTTTACGGCGGAATTGGTTAGGGTTTAAGGGTTTTGGGGAAGAACGGTTTCAAGTGGCCACAAGATATCACCGTAGTCCGTAGCTAACCtccttattttaattttcttgcTAAACAAATTAAGGTTCTGctcgttttttttttcgttttatttaattataaaaaacgTCACCCCGTAGATAGATTTTCATCTATAACAACCCCTTGTAATTTAATTTAGCATTTTTCTACCCAAAATAACCATATACACACCTTTTCCCACCTTTCTTATTCACTGCCCACACTAAGCCTGAGTTCttgagtttatatataaaggaaggggaaagaagagaagagggatgaatggaagagaaggGGTGGAGTttccttccttccaaatcatcccaaaagtgggaggaaaatatctttaacaaattctatagaattctccttccaaatcttttcccttcttttctcttcttcccttaaataaaactcaagaacccaaaattttttaaaatcctttacaatcttttattttccttttaaaacaaaactcaagaacatacccTAAACAatcacacaaacacatatatctCACAATAACCAGTTATGCGAGAGTCACTGTAATCCATTATCATCGTAACCATAAATCCTCAAAACCATCATCGTTTAGCCGTTGCAACGCGCAGTCATCCATTTAGttcatataaaaaaactaaattgaCTTAATACAAAGACTAAATGACACAAATCGTCCCTATGGTTTATCAAAATGATGACATTTCATTCTTTCTAATTCAAAACCTCACTGACAATCCTTTATAGGTGGATAAGGTTCACTTATGGCCCTTTTATTGATCAACCGTTAACTACTCTTCGttaaaccccccccccccaaccaCACGTGAGGGGTACAGGGTACTCTTGACATATCCCTTCGATGGCCCCCTCTTCTCCGCCTTCAtctttacatataaatactccCAAACCCAAACCCTCTAAAATCCGATCATTTTCCAATCCccataaacaaaaaaaccatCCCTACTTCACCCCTCATCATCTTTTTCTTCGAATTGGATGATATAATCAATCAATCTAACCTAAATGACTTATCTTTTATACACTATCAGATCACCGGGTGAAGACTACTTATGGGATCTAGACTCTATCTATCGTAAGTATTatagggtttttattttatgatttttaattaatttaatagttaatatttttgattttttgttataGATGCTTATGCTGGTTTGTTCTCATTGAGGGTTAACCATGGGGCACCGAATGGCCAGGGTTTTTATGTGAAAGAGGTAATGTAAGTCCCCCGGGGCTTACCGAACcgagattgacttaaggatatgtcgaggtgcggaatccctcgagataacccacagTTACTATATCTaccttt is drawn from Erigeron canadensis isolate Cc75 chromosome 9, C_canadensis_v1, whole genome shotgun sequence and contains these coding sequences:
- the LOC122582036 gene encoding twinkle homolog protein, chloroplastic/mitochondrial, which encodes MLHRHHYRGIPFHLNTIYYYYNTSSSSILMMMCSKSPSPSSSLLNHPPPPPATANNKYNNKIKFKSYNGFIIKPSNPHLSLLKPPPFFSISNNNVTSFSTYANIPSPVSEAYLEKSDDEIVDTPQPQLERLKVKLEEVGIRCKSYKTGQINGLLCPMCKGGDTGEKKLSLFIAEDCNAAMWNCFRAKCGWRGSTRGTADVRSSYNKMNKLPSMKKARNITESELNLEPLCNDLCEYFAERMISEETLRRNSVMQRRYDDQIVIAFTYRRKGELVSCKYRDLAKKFWQESDTEKVLYGLDDIEGTSDVIIVEGEMDKLAMEEAGFRNCVSVPDGAPPTVSSKDVPSVEQDKKYQYLWNCKDYLEKASRIILATDADEPGQALAEEIARRLGRERCWRVTWPSKNDNEQFKDANEVLMFMGPAVLREAVESAELYPIKGLFCFRDYFSEIDAYYHQTLGAEIGVSTGWRAMDDLYNVVPGELTIVTGVPNSGKSEWIDALLCNLNKSVGWKFALCSMENKVREHARKLLEKHVKKPFFNVRYGKSIERMSVEELEEGKQWLNDTFHLIRCENDCLPSTNWVLSLAKAAVLRHGVNGLVIDPYNELDHQRPPNQTETEYVSQMLTSIKRFAQHHSCHVWFVAHPKQLQQWTGKPPNLYDISGSAHFINKCDNGIVVHRNRDPDEGAMDQVQICVRKVRNKVSGTIGDAYLSYNRITGEYMDIK